One window from the genome of Pelodictyon luteolum DSM 273 encodes:
- a CDS encoding cysteine desulfurase family protein: protein MKVYFDNNATTPLHPEVKKEMTAAMEMYGNPSSMHAYGREAKANVEDARQRVASFINADDREIVFVGSGSEANNTVLSLFVCASAQCIPGTTARGTIITTKIEHPCVLETSECLMHRGVNVKFLDVDRYGRVDLDQLKDMLNDDIGLVSVMMANNEIGTMQDIAAITNMVHECGAFMHTDAVQAVGKVPVDVRALGVDFLTMSAHKIYGPKGVGALYVKQGTPYCPLIRGGHQERGRRAGTENTLGILGLGKAVEMRALEMHDEHDRLLGLKELLRKGIEDKIDDIHFNGHPTESLAGTLNVSFPGAEGESILLYLDLEGIAVSTGSACASGSLDPSHVLLATGVDAERAHGSIRISLGRESTTQHVQHMLNVLPGVIERIRNMSTAYIKGGTHAASR, encoded by the coding sequence ATGAAGGTTTATTTTGACAACAACGCCACGACTCCCCTGCACCCTGAGGTGAAGAAGGAGATGACGGCTGCCATGGAAATGTACGGCAACCCTTCCAGCATGCACGCTTACGGCCGTGAGGCCAAAGCAAACGTGGAGGATGCACGGCAGCGGGTCGCCAGCTTCATCAATGCCGATGACCGGGAGATCGTCTTTGTCGGCAGCGGTTCGGAAGCCAACAACACGGTGCTCTCACTCTTTGTCTGCGCTTCAGCGCAGTGTATTCCCGGCACCACCGCCCGGGGGACCATCATCACCACCAAGATTGAGCACCCCTGCGTGCTTGAAACCTCGGAGTGCCTTATGCACCGCGGGGTCAATGTCAAGTTCCTCGACGTCGACCGGTACGGCCGGGTCGACCTCGACCAGCTGAAAGATATGCTCAACGATGACATCGGACTGGTGTCGGTGATGATGGCCAACAACGAAATCGGCACCATGCAGGACATTGCGGCCATTACAAACATGGTGCACGAGTGCGGAGCGTTCATGCATACCGATGCGGTCCAGGCGGTCGGCAAGGTTCCTGTGGACGTTCGCGCCCTCGGTGTGGATTTCCTGACCATGTCGGCGCACAAGATCTACGGACCGAAAGGTGTGGGCGCCCTCTACGTGAAGCAGGGCACCCCTTACTGTCCCCTCATCAGGGGCGGTCATCAGGAGCGCGGACGGCGCGCGGGCACGGAAAACACACTCGGCATCCTCGGGCTCGGCAAGGCCGTCGAGATGCGCGCGCTTGAAATGCACGATGAGCACGACCGGCTTCTCGGGCTGAAGGAGTTGCTGCGGAAGGGCATCGAGGACAAGATCGACGACATCCATTTCAACGGCCATCCGACGGAGTCGCTCGCCGGTACCCTCAACGTATCCTTCCCCGGGGCGGAAGGGGAGTCCATCCTGCTCTACCTCGACCTTGAAGGTATTGCCGTATCCACCGGCTCGGCATGTGCTTCCGGATCCCTCGATCCTTCCCATGTGCTGCTTGCAACGGGTGTGGATGCGGAACGGGCGCACGGTTCGATCCGCATAAGTCTCGGCAGGGAGAGCACGACGCAGCACGTCCAGCATATGCTGAACGTGCTGCCGGGGGTCATTGAGAGAATAAGAAACATGTCAACGGCATACATAAAAGGAGGAACACATGCTGCAAGCAGGTGA
- a CDS encoding iron-sulfur cluster assembly scaffold protein, with product MLQAGEWAYSEKLKEHFMNPKNILQGEETDQFDGVGMEGNLQCGDQMMVVIKVDREKEIITDCQWKTYGCASAIASTSILSEMVKGMTLTEAFNVSPKDVAKELGGLPENKIHCSVLGDKALRAAINNYYVRNGMEDRVLEEKAKIVCQCMNITDHDIEEAVLEGARTYFELQERTKLGTVCGQCKDEAESLLEKFKHLHFGA from the coding sequence ATGCTGCAAGCAGGTGAGTGGGCATACAGCGAGAAACTGAAAGAGCATTTCATGAACCCGAAGAACATCCTGCAGGGTGAGGAAACCGACCAGTTCGACGGCGTCGGCATGGAGGGCAACCTGCAGTGCGGCGACCAGATGATGGTCGTGATCAAGGTCGATCGGGAAAAAGAGATCATCACCGACTGCCAGTGGAAAACATACGGTTGCGCCAGCGCCATAGCCAGCACCTCCATCCTCTCCGAAATGGTCAAGGGCATGACCCTCACCGAGGCATTCAATGTTTCTCCGAAGGATGTGGCCAAGGAACTCGGCGGCCTGCCGGAAAACAAGATCCACTGCTCGGTGCTCGGCGACAAGGCCCTGCGTGCCGCAATCAACAACTACTATGTCCGCAACGGCATGGAAGACAGGGTGCTGGAGGAGAAGGCAAAGATCGTATGCCAGTGCATGAACATCACCGACCACGATATCGAAGAGGCTGTACTTGAGGGTGCGCGCACCTATTTCGAGCTGCAGGAACGCACGAAACTCGGAACCGTCTGCGGCCAGTGCAAAGATGAGGCGGAAAGCCTGCTTGAAAAGTTCAAGCACCTTCATTTCGGGGCATAG
- the miaB gene encoding tRNA (N6-isopentenyl adenosine(37)-C2)-methylthiotransferase MiaB produces MPEGRRFYIQTFGCQMNEADSGIIARVLLDAGFRRADTEQDADVVLLNTCAVRENAVEKIAHLLEHLKGAKKRRKTLQVGVLGCVPQHQREEMFSRFPAIDFIAGPDSYRRLPSLIDDAASAVRSAMLDFDPSETYVGIRQVREGRISAFIPVMRGCNNMCAFCVVPFTRGRERSQPLAMVTGEARELAEAGYREITLLGQNVNSYSDPASGATFSALLDAVALAAPDVRIRFTTSHPKDISVGLIDTIARRPNICRHVHLPVQSGSDSVLRRMNRGHGISEYLEKIRIIRDALPGVTLSTDIIAGFCGEREEDHRATLDLLRTVRFDAAFMFHYSTREGTLAARTLPDDVAETDKKRRLQEIIDLQQEISAENNRRQVGTVAEVLAESESRRSPGRLLGRTDGNRAVVFDRGECMPGDLVRVRLTSSTSATLSGSREGLIRAFLS; encoded by the coding sequence ATGCCGGAAGGGCGCAGGTTTTACATACAGACGTTCGGATGCCAGATGAACGAGGCGGACTCCGGCATCATTGCCAGGGTCCTTCTTGATGCGGGGTTCCGCCGGGCCGACACAGAACAGGATGCCGACGTCGTCCTCCTGAACACCTGTGCCGTCCGTGAGAATGCAGTCGAAAAGATCGCTCACCTGCTCGAACACCTGAAAGGAGCCAAAAAGCGCAGAAAGACCCTTCAGGTCGGGGTTCTTGGCTGCGTTCCCCAGCATCAGCGGGAGGAGATGTTCTCCCGCTTTCCCGCCATTGACTTCATTGCCGGCCCCGACTCATACCGCCGGCTTCCATCCCTGATCGACGATGCAGCTTCGGCCGTCCGGTCCGCCATGCTCGACTTTGATCCCTCCGAGACCTACGTGGGGATCCGGCAGGTCCGCGAGGGCCGGATCAGCGCATTCATCCCCGTCATGCGCGGCTGCAACAACATGTGCGCGTTCTGCGTGGTTCCCTTCACGCGCGGCCGTGAGCGCAGCCAGCCGCTTGCCATGGTCACAGGCGAGGCCCGTGAGCTTGCTGAGGCGGGTTATCGGGAAATCACCCTGCTCGGCCAGAACGTCAACTCCTACAGTGACCCTGCATCAGGAGCCACTTTCTCCGCTCTGCTCGATGCCGTTGCTCTTGCGGCTCCCGACGTACGGATCCGTTTTACTACCTCGCATCCCAAAGACATCTCCGTAGGGCTTATCGACACCATCGCCCGCCGGCCGAACATATGCCGGCACGTGCACCTCCCGGTCCAGTCTGGCTCCGACAGCGTGCTCCGGCGGATGAACCGGGGTCACGGCATCAGCGAGTATCTGGAGAAGATCCGCATCATCCGCGATGCCCTGCCGGGCGTGACCCTTTCAACGGACATCATCGCAGGGTTCTGTGGGGAGAGGGAGGAGGACCATCGGGCCACTCTCGATCTCCTCCGCACGGTGCGCTTCGATGCCGCATTCATGTTTCATTATTCAACCAGAGAGGGAACTCTGGCCGCCCGTACACTCCCGGACGACGTGGCGGAAACGGACAAGAAACGGCGGCTTCAGGAAATCATCGACCTGCAGCAGGAGATTTCCGCGGAGAACAACCGACGTCAGGTAGGCACGGTTGCCGAAGTCCTTGCCGAATCGGAAAGCCGCCGCTCGCCCGGCCGTCTGCTCGGCCGTACCGATGGCAACCGGGCGGTGGTCTTCGACCGTGGGGAGTGCATGCCTGGCGATCTCGTTCGTGTGCGCCTTACCTCGTCCACCTCAGCAACCCTCAGCGGAAGTCGGGAAGGCCTTATTCGGGCTTTTTTATCTTGA
- the bchG gene encoding (bacterio)chlorophyll synthase, producing the protein MPSTPGTGFINKIKAHLELLDPVTWISVFPGLACGAMASGAMQATPHDYLVLFAVFLMYGPLGTGFSQSVNDYFDLELDRVNEPTRPIPSGRLTKQEALLNCIIVVLLAMGLGIWLGIDTGGMRGMVITTMIFSALFVAYIYSAPPFKLKKNIFASAPGVGFSYGFVTFLSGNALFSDIRPEVVWLAALNFFMAIALIIMNDFKSVEGDREGGMKSLTVMIGAKNTFIVAFAIIDMVFAVLVWLAWSWGFMVPMALVVLGLVLNIVIQIQLLADPKGGVSFLKGTVEDGFGNAIGKSDVQEHNTFLRFQVANNVLFLVNNLVLAAMIGIRYMPS; encoded by the coding sequence ATGCCATCTACCCCAGGTACCGGTTTCATCAACAAAATCAAGGCGCACCTTGAACTGCTCGACCCCGTCACCTGGATCAGCGTTTTTCCCGGACTCGCCTGCGGTGCTATGGCTTCCGGAGCCATGCAGGCGACGCCGCATGATTATCTGGTGCTGTTCGCCGTGTTTCTCATGTACGGGCCGCTTGGCACCGGGTTCAGCCAGTCGGTGAACGATTATTTCGATCTGGAGCTCGACAGGGTCAACGAACCCACCCGTCCCATTCCTTCAGGCCGCCTGACAAAACAAGAGGCGCTTCTCAACTGCATCATCGTCGTCCTGCTCGCTATGGGGCTCGGCATCTGGCTCGGCATTGACACCGGCGGAATGCGCGGCATGGTCATCACAACCATGATTTTTTCTGCGCTCTTCGTTGCCTACATCTACTCTGCTCCGCCATTCAAGCTGAAAAAGAACATTTTTGCCTCCGCCCCCGGCGTCGGCTTCTCCTATGGGTTCGTCACGTTCCTTTCCGGCAATGCGCTTTTCAGCGATATCCGTCCGGAGGTAGTGTGGCTTGCAGCCCTGAACTTCTTCATGGCCATAGCGCTCATCATCATGAACGACTTCAAGTCTGTCGAGGGTGATCGGGAAGGCGGCATGAAATCCTTGACCGTCATGATCGGTGCGAAGAACACCTTCATTGTCGCATTCGCCATCATCGACATGGTATTTGCCGTGCTGGTCTGGCTTGCCTGGAGCTGGGGCTTCATGGTGCCGATGGCCCTTGTGGTTCTGGGCCTCGTGCTCAATATCGTGATCCAGATCCAGCTGCTCGCCGATCCGAAGGGCGGCGTGTCGTTCCTCAAGGGGACGGTGGAGGACGGATTCGGCAATGCGATCGGCAAGAGCGATGTGCAGGAGCACAACACCTTTCTGCGTTTTCAGGTGGCCAACAACGTCCTTTTTCTCGTCAACAACCTTGTGCTTGCCGCCATGATCGGCATCAGGTACATGCCGTCCTAG
- a CDS encoding diacylglycerol/polyprenol kinase family protein — protein sequence MDTLQHNALVALLTFVYVFSVPPLMDFFVSRHGLPRDISRKITHISAGSVIIFLPLFQDGDWTQYLNVSIFVVWAILLVQKGLFAAEDDQAVKTMTRTGDRRELLRGTLYFVVVATLCGTLYYKQFEGVLAMAVLGWGDGLAPIIGTRFGRLKYHVLSPKSVEGSLAFFAGSVAAGLFFVNLIVPEAYDPAKIVLISFIATVVEGVCPREVDNIAIPVAVIAAASFL from the coding sequence ATGGATACACTTCAGCATAATGCGCTCGTCGCACTGTTGACTTTTGTTTATGTCTTCAGTGTTCCGCCGCTCATGGACTTTTTCGTCTCCCGTCACGGCCTGCCCCGCGACATCAGCCGAAAGATCACCCACATCTCTGCAGGCTCCGTCATCATTTTCCTGCCGCTTTTCCAGGACGGTGACTGGACACAGTACCTCAATGTGTCCATCTTTGTCGTCTGGGCCATCCTGCTCGTGCAGAAAGGGCTGTTTGCGGCCGAGGACGACCAGGCAGTGAAAACCATGACCCGCACGGGCGACCGCCGGGAACTGCTCCGCGGCACCCTCTATTTCGTGGTCGTCGCCACACTCTGCGGCACCCTTTACTACAAACAGTTCGAAGGTGTGCTCGCCATGGCGGTGCTTGGATGGGGCGACGGCCTTGCACCCATCATCGGCACGCGATTCGGTAGACTCAAATATCATGTACTGAGCCCCAAGAGTGTCGAGGGAAGCCTTGCCTTTTTTGCTGGCAGCGTGGCAGCCGGTCTCTTCTTCGTCAACCTCATCGTACCCGAGGCCTATGATCCTGCAAAGATCGTGCTCATCTCCTTTATTGCCACGGTGGTCGAGGGGGTATGCCCGAGGGAAGTCGACAACATCGCAATTCCCGTTGCCGTCATCGCCGCTGCGAGCTTCCTGTAG
- a CDS encoding UDP-2,3-diacylglucosamine diphosphatase: MRVLYFISDIHLGLQEEPEERRKLEALSRLFAEIRRTGGALYMLGDVFDYWMEYRHVVPKGFTGFFCLLSGLVQAGVEVTYLAGNHDFHLGTFFDRELGVKTRYGTYQFDADGRHFTVAHGDGLGEGDLGYRLFAKFIRNPFNLGLLTGFHPDLATGLMKRLSRLSRKHKPGDRAMETDRLLDYAHALVKERSMDYFLCGHNHAGGVYELEGGARYVNLGSWIDGRFPYAVYMDRLMQLKEL; the protein is encoded by the coding sequence ATGCGGGTGCTGTATTTCATCAGCGACATCCATCTCGGACTGCAGGAGGAGCCGGAAGAACGCCGCAAGCTCGAAGCGCTCTCCAGACTTTTTGCTGAAATCCGCAGGACGGGGGGGGCGCTCTACATGCTCGGCGACGTTTTCGACTACTGGATGGAGTACCGGCATGTCGTGCCAAAGGGATTTACCGGTTTTTTTTGTTTATTGTCAGGGCTTGTTCAGGCGGGCGTCGAAGTCACCTATCTTGCGGGGAACCATGATTTCCACCTCGGTACGTTTTTTGACCGTGAGCTCGGGGTGAAGACACGCTACGGCACCTACCAGTTCGATGCCGATGGACGGCACTTCACCGTCGCTCACGGGGACGGTCTAGGAGAGGGGGACCTCGGCTACCGGCTCTTTGCGAAGTTTATCCGAAACCCCTTCAATCTCGGCCTCCTGACCGGATTCCATCCGGATCTAGCGACCGGGCTCATGAAGCGGCTTTCACGGCTCTCGAGGAAACACAAGCCTGGAGACAGGGCCATGGAGACGGACCGGCTTCTGGACTATGCCCACGCGCTCGTCAAAGAACGGAGTATGGATTATTTCCTCTGCGGCCACAACCATGCGGGGGGCGTATACGAGCTCGAGGGCGGTGCCCGCTATGTCAACCTCGGATCGTGGATCGACGGCCGTTTTCCCTATGCGGTCTATATGGACCGCCTCATGCAGCTTAAGGAACTCTAA
- the hisG gene encoding ATP phosphoribosyltransferase gives MTNSNKVLKLGLPKGSLQDSTLDLFAHAGFHFSVQSRSYFPSIDDDELEAILIRAQEMAHYVQLGAFDVGLTGKDWIIETDADVVEVADLVYSKASMRPVRWVLAVPESSPVKTVKDLEGKHIATEVVNITKKYLAANGVNASVEFSWGATEVKPPDLADAIVEVTETGSSLRANKLRIVETILESNTKLIANRQSWEDPWKREKIESMALLLQGAINAQGKVGLKMNAPKSALEKITSIIPALRQPTVSHLANDQWVALEVIVTEKIVRKLIPELKRAGAEGIFEYDINKLID, from the coding sequence ATGACCAATTCGAACAAGGTGTTGAAACTCGGTCTGCCGAAGGGCAGCCTGCAGGACTCGACCCTCGATCTCTTCGCGCACGCCGGATTCCATTTTTCCGTCCAGAGCCGCTCCTATTTCCCCTCGATCGATGACGACGAACTGGAGGCCATCCTCATCCGTGCCCAGGAAATGGCCCACTATGTGCAGCTGGGCGCCTTCGATGTCGGGCTTACCGGGAAGGACTGGATCATCGAGACCGATGCCGATGTGGTAGAGGTTGCCGATCTGGTCTATTCGAAGGCTTCCATGCGCCCCGTCCGCTGGGTGCTGGCCGTTCCGGAGAGCTCGCCGGTGAAGACCGTGAAGGATCTCGAGGGCAAGCACATTGCCACCGAGGTGGTGAACATCACGAAAAAATACCTGGCCGCCAACGGCGTGAACGCTTCGGTCGAATTCAGCTGGGGCGCTACGGAAGTAAAGCCGCCGGATCTTGCCGATGCAATTGTCGAAGTCACCGAAACGGGGTCATCGCTGAGGGCAAACAAACTGCGGATCGTTGAAACCATCCTTGAGTCGAACACCAAGCTCATCGCCAACCGCCAGTCCTGGGAAGATCCCTGGAAGCGGGAGAAGATCGAGAGCATGGCGCTCCTGCTCCAGGGTGCCATCAATGCGCAGGGCAAGGTGGGCTTGAAGATGAACGCACCGAAAAGTGCACTTGAGAAGATCACTTCGATCATCCCCGCCCTCCGTCAGCCGACCGTCTCGCACCTTGCCAACGACCAGTGGGTCGCCCTTGAGGTGATCGTCACGGAGAAGATCGTCCGCAAGCTCATTCCCGAGCTGAAGCGGGCCGGTGCCGAGGGCATCTTCGAGTACGATATCAATAAACTGATCGACTGA